In the genome of Enterococcus hirae ATCC 9790, one region contains:
- the sufC gene encoding Fe-S cluster assembly ATPase SufC encodes MSVLEIKNLHVSIEEKEILKGVNLTMKTGEIHAIMGPNGTGKSTLSAAIMGNPNYEVTEGEILFDGKNILDLEVDERARLGLFLAMQYPSEIPGITNAEFMRAAINAKRDEDDKMSVLTFLKKLDEKMALLNMPEEMAERYLNEGFSGGEKKRNEILQLLMLEPTFAILDEIDSGLDIDALKVVAKGVNEMRSENFGALIITHYQRLLNYITPDVVHIMMEGRVVMTGNADLAKRLEAEGYAGISKELGIDYKEEEA; translated from the coding sequence ATGTCTGTCTTAGAAATAAAAAATTTACACGTCTCAATTGAAGAGAAAGAAATTCTTAAAGGCGTAAACTTAACGATGAAAACAGGCGAGATCCATGCCATTATGGGACCAAATGGAACAGGGAAATCGACGCTGTCAGCCGCTATTATGGGGAATCCAAACTATGAAGTCACTGAAGGCGAGATCCTATTTGACGGAAAAAATATCTTAGATTTAGAGGTCGATGAGCGGGCACGTCTAGGATTATTTTTAGCGATGCAATACCCAAGCGAAATTCCTGGGATCACGAATGCAGAATTTATGCGTGCAGCGATCAATGCCAAACGTGATGAAGACGATAAAATGTCTGTTTTGACTTTCTTGAAAAAATTAGATGAAAAAATGGCGCTGTTAAATATGCCAGAAGAAATGGCCGAACGTTACTTGAATGAAGGCTTTTCTGGTGGTGAAAAGAAACGAAATGAAATCTTACAATTATTGATGTTAGAACCAACTTTTGCCATTTTAGATGAAATTGATTCTGGATTAGATATCGATGCATTGAAAGTCGTAGCAAAAGGGGTCAATGAAATGCGTAGCGAAAACTTTGGCGCATTGATCATCACCCACTACCAACGATTATTGAATTATATCACTCCGGATGTCGTCCACATCATGATGGAAGGACGTGTCGTGATGACTGGGAATGCAGATCTAGCAAAACGACTTGAAGCAGAAGGGTATGCTGGTATCAGCAAAGAACTAGGAATCGACTATAAAGAAGAAGAAGCGTAA
- a CDS encoding MetQ/NlpA family ABC transporter substrate-binding protein: MKKKIFGFAAAVLLTVGLAACGNNSDSKGASSKSDDTTLKVGASPTPHAEILEHVQPLLKDEGINLEIVKFDDYILPNQSLAEGDIDANYFQHIPYLNKEIKEKGYDFVNAGAVHIEPMGLYSKKIKDIADLKDGATVITSNSESDWGRIITILQNAGLVKVKDGVDLETATFDDIAENPKNLKFNHSIDPSLLASTYQNDEGDLVAINANFAYGAGLNPLKDSVLLEEDNSPYVNIIATRKGDENSEKIKKLLEVLHREDVQKWIEDKWGGSVKPVAADAK, translated from the coding sequence ATGAAAAAGAAAATTTTTGGATTTGCAGCAGCGGTCTTGCTGACTGTAGGGTTAGCAGCTTGTGGCAATAATAGCGATAGTAAAGGTGCTTCATCAAAAAGTGACGATACAACTTTAAAAGTAGGCGCATCACCAACACCTCATGCAGAAATCTTGGAACACGTCCAACCGCTATTGAAAGACGAAGGCATTAATTTAGAGATCGTGAAATTCGATGACTACATTTTACCAAATCAATCTTTAGCAGAAGGCGATATCGATGCCAATTATTTTCAACATATTCCTTATCTAAATAAAGAAATCAAAGAAAAAGGCTATGATTTTGTCAATGCGGGTGCTGTCCATATTGAACCAATGGGCTTGTACTCAAAGAAAATCAAAGACATTGCTGATTTAAAAGACGGCGCAACAGTGATTACTTCAAATTCAGAATCTGACTGGGGACGAATCATCACTATTTTACAAAATGCTGGCTTAGTTAAGGTAAAAGATGGCGTAGATCTAGAAACAGCTACGTTTGATGACATCGCTGAAAACCCTAAAAACTTAAAATTCAATCATTCGATTGATCCTTCTTTATTAGCTTCTACTTATCAAAATGATGAAGGTGACTTAGTAGCGATCAATGCAAACTTTGCTTATGGTGCTGGTTTGAATCCATTGAAAGATTCTGTCTTATTAGAAGAAGACAACTCACCATATGTGAATATCATTGCCACACGTAAAGGTGATGAAAATAGCGAAAAAATCAAAAAATTACTTGAAGTCTTACACCGTGAAGACGTTCAAAAATGGATCGAAGACAAATGGGGCGGTTCAGTCAAACCTGTCGCAGCTGATGCCAAATAA
- a CDS encoding methionine ABC transporter ATP-binding protein has translation MSLIQLTNVEKTFGGRNGTIQAVNDVSLTVEKGDIYGIVGYSGAGKSTLVRLLNGLELPTSGTVVVNDQEITKLKNKELRTFRKKIGMIFQHFNLLWSRTVLENIQLPLELAGVPKAQRKERAEELLGLVGLEGRGNAYPSQLSGGQKQRVGIARALANDPEILLCDEATSALDPQTTEEVLDLLLAINKKLHLTIVLITHEMNVIRKICNKVAVMERGKVVEEGDVLTVFKNPKQEVTKRFVQQDIEPEADSKELLAELIKENPKGRLVTLVFNEKNANEPVISQAIRQYNVDINVVYGKIKQTAEGSFGSLTTLMTGSENELDQAERFIKEQGVGVEVIHRG, from the coding sequence ATGTCATTGATCCAATTAACCAATGTTGAGAAAACATTTGGTGGCAGAAATGGAACGATCCAAGCGGTAAATGATGTTTCATTAACTGTTGAAAAGGGTGATATTTACGGCATCGTTGGCTATTCTGGAGCAGGTAAAAGTACACTTGTCCGTTTATTGAACGGATTAGAGCTACCTACTAGCGGAACGGTTGTTGTGAATGACCAAGAGATTACCAAACTAAAAAATAAAGAACTGAGAACATTTCGTAAAAAAATCGGTATGATTTTCCAACATTTCAATTTGTTATGGTCACGGACAGTTTTAGAAAATATCCAACTACCATTAGAATTAGCAGGCGTACCTAAAGCCCAACGCAAAGAACGGGCGGAAGAATTGCTTGGATTAGTCGGATTAGAGGGTAGAGGAAATGCCTATCCTTCTCAACTTTCAGGAGGACAAAAACAAAGAGTTGGGATAGCTCGAGCGTTAGCAAACGATCCCGAGATCTTACTTTGTGACGAAGCAACCAGTGCGCTAGATCCACAAACCACTGAAGAAGTATTGGATCTTTTATTAGCTATCAATAAGAAATTACATTTAACGATCGTATTGATCACGCACGAAATGAACGTGATTCGTAAAATCTGTAACAAGGTAGCTGTGATGGAACGAGGAAAAGTTGTGGAAGAAGGCGATGTTTTGACAGTCTTCAAAAATCCAAAACAAGAAGTAACAAAACGTTTCGTGCAACAAGATATCGAACCAGAAGCAGACTCAAAAGAATTATTGGCTGAATTGATCAAAGAAAATCCAAAAGGTCGATTAGTGACATTAGTGTTCAACGAAAAAAATGCTAACGAGCCAGTCATCTCTCAAGCCATTCGTCAGTATAACGTCGACATCAATGTCGTTTACGGTAAAATCAAACAAACAGCAGAAGGTTCTTTTGGTTCCTTAACGACACTGATGACTGGGTCAGAGAACGAATTGGATCAAGCAGAGCGGTTTATTAAAGAACAAGGTGTTGGAGTGGAGGTGATCCACCGTGGATAA
- a CDS encoding glycine cleavage system protein H, with protein sequence MAGKHLKKKDNLWILFNGKEYCVGLTNEAQKELGDITFANLPKAGQSYQIGEPLIEVEAEKAVSEFASPLSGTVSSVNEKINEDINVLNDQDEMNAWLLSFKEVDPTEFEKL encoded by the coding sequence ATGGCTGGGAAACACTTGAAGAAAAAAGATAACCTTTGGATCTTATTTAATGGGAAAGAATATTGTGTCGGTTTAACTAATGAAGCACAAAAAGAATTAGGTGATATCACATTTGCCAATTTGCCAAAAGCTGGTCAGTCTTATCAAATCGGGGAGCCTTTGATCGAAGTGGAAGCTGAAAAAGCGGTCAGTGAATTTGCTAGCCCGTTAAGCGGTACGGTTTCTTCCGTGAATGAAAAAATCAATGAAGATATCAATGTCTTAAATGATCAAGATGAAATGAATGCTTGGCTTTTAAGCTTTAAAGAAGTCGATCCAACAGAATTTGAGAAATTATAA
- a CDS encoding arsenate reductase family protein, translated as MYRFYWYPKCSTCKKAKAWLDAHHVDYQVIDMIASPPSEEMITDWLEHNEIPLRRLFNTSGMKYREMGLKDQVADFSINEASRILSSDGMLIKRPLIVKGKQLVAIGFNEKIYEGVLI; from the coding sequence TTGTATCGTTTTTATTGGTATCCGAAATGTTCCACTTGCAAAAAAGCGAAAGCTTGGTTGGATGCGCATCATGTTGATTATCAAGTAATTGATATGATTGCTAGTCCACCATCGGAAGAAATGATCACAGACTGGTTGGAACATAATGAGATTCCATTACGTCGTCTGTTCAATACGAGTGGCATGAAGTATCGGGAAATGGGGCTAAAAGACCAAGTGGCTGATTTTTCGATCAATGAAGCTAGTCGCATTCTTTCAAGTGATGGGATGTTAATCAAACGTCCCCTGATCGTCAAAGGCAAACAACTCGTCGCAATCGGTTTTAATGAAAAAATATACGAAGGAGTATTGATATAA
- a CDS encoding FtsW/RodA/SpoVE family cell cycle protein: protein MKHGKKIKASNNNRDNRIDYGVILPVFLLCLIGLLSLYVALSHDPNHPSVVRGVGMQAIWYIVGSIAIVVIMHLNSKWIWKLTPYLYGFGLIVMGLLLKFYDRNLAQSTGSKNWFSFGSLTFQPAELMKIAYILMMALIVTKHNTQMKERTLKSDFWLIAKMLIVTLPVLALIMAQDDFGTMLVFLAIFGGVFLMSGISWRIIVPVIALAVIVGAGTIFLVTTEGGRDLLYKIGFKSYQFARIDSWLDPFHDTTGMSYQPAQGLLAIGTGGLLGKGFNVSNIYVPVRESDMIFTVIGENFGFIGGAFVIFLYFILIYRMIRVCFDTNNEFYAYIASGLIMMLLFHVFENIGANIGLLPLTGIPLPFISQGGSSILGNMIGIGLILSMRYQNEAPAKTSRR from the coding sequence ATGAAACATGGAAAAAAAATAAAAGCTTCTAATAATAATCGTGATAATCGCATTGATTATGGCGTCATATTACCAGTCTTCTTATTATGTTTGATTGGATTGCTTTCTTTATATGTCGCGCTGAGTCATGATCCTAACCACCCTTCGGTAGTAAGAGGTGTTGGGATGCAAGCGATTTGGTATATCGTGGGCTCAATTGCTATTGTCGTGATTATGCATTTGAATTCCAAATGGATCTGGAAATTAACACCTTATCTCTATGGTTTTGGTCTAATTGTAATGGGACTCTTGTTAAAGTTTTATGACCGCAACCTCGCCCAGTCGACCGGTTCCAAAAACTGGTTTAGTTTTGGTTCCTTGACGTTTCAGCCAGCAGAGTTAATGAAAATTGCTTATATTTTAATGATGGCGTTGATCGTGACAAAACATAATACTCAGATGAAGGAACGAACGCTCAAATCAGATTTTTGGTTGATCGCCAAGATGTTGATTGTGACGCTCCCGGTTTTAGCCTTGATTATGGCACAAGATGATTTTGGGACCATGCTGGTATTCTTAGCAATTTTTGGTGGAGTTTTCTTAATGTCTGGTATCTCTTGGCGCATTATCGTGCCCGTAATTGCTTTGGCAGTGATTGTCGGTGCTGGGACGATCTTTTTAGTTACCACAGAAGGCGGAAGAGATTTATTATATAAAATCGGGTTTAAATCTTACCAGTTTGCTCGTATCGATTCTTGGCTTGATCCATTCCATGACACGACTGGGATGAGCTATCAGCCAGCACAAGGGTTGCTTGCAATAGGAACTGGTGGATTATTAGGTAAAGGATTTAATGTAAGTAATATCTATGTACCTGTTCGTGAATCAGATATGATTTTCACCGTGATTGGTGAGAATTTTGGGTTTATCGGTGGCGCATTCGTCATCTTCTTGTATTTTATTTTGATTTATCGTATGATTCGTGTCTGCTTTGATACGAACAATGAATTTTATGCTTATATCGCCAGCGGCTTGATCATGATGCTCTTGTTCCATGTATTTGAAAATATTGGTGCTAATATTGGACTCTTACCATTAACAGGGATTCCCCTGCCATTCATTAGTCAAGGTGGATCATCGATCCTTGGAAATATGATCGGTATCGGTTTGATATTATCCATGAGGTATCAAAATGAGGCGCCTGCGAAAACTTCTAGGAGGTAA
- a CDS encoding LysR family transcriptional regulator, with amino-acid sequence MLKLLTTFRVVYETRNFSRTAELLFLSQPAVSNQIKQLERELGVILFERNGRKEMKPTKQADLLYERALVLLEEWQETQQQLLDEQNEEEVCRIVASHTFAVYLLPKLLKDLLLKYPKINFVIAYANSHDALEQVAKHEADFGFIEKPLETSGVQRFSLMEDELVIAGDPDSQLWLVRETTSGVFHYTQRYFEEKNIHGKKLLVKSNEVIVALLKEGVGRSILSKRAVPPEVPTEKLAYHRNFYLIQRTNLVSENLQAIGKEILRYNERYQK; translated from the coding sequence ATGCTGAAATTGTTAACAACTTTTCGTGTCGTATACGAAACAAGAAATTTTTCTCGAACAGCCGAATTACTTTTCTTATCTCAACCTGCTGTCTCCAATCAAATCAAACAGCTGGAAAGAGAATTAGGAGTGATTCTCTTTGAGCGAAATGGTCGGAAAGAAATGAAGCCGACAAAACAAGCAGATCTACTCTACGAACGAGCGTTAGTTTTATTAGAGGAGTGGCAAGAAACACAACAACAATTACTAGATGAACAAAATGAAGAAGAAGTTTGCCGAATCGTTGCTTCTCACACTTTTGCCGTCTATCTGTTACCAAAATTGTTGAAAGATTTGCTTTTGAAATATCCTAAAATTAATTTTGTGATTGCCTATGCCAATTCTCATGATGCGTTGGAACAAGTAGCAAAACACGAGGCTGACTTTGGTTTTATCGAAAAACCTTTAGAAACTTCTGGTGTTCAAAGATTTTCATTGATGGAGGATGAACTAGTGATCGCGGGGGATCCTGACAGTCAGTTATGGTTAGTTCGAGAAACAACTTCTGGAGTTTTTCATTATACGCAACGGTATTTTGAAGAAAAAAATATCCATGGGAAAAAGTTGTTAGTAAAAAGCAACGAAGTCATTGTCGCTCTTTTAAAGGAAGGAGTAGGACGTTCGATTTTATCAAAACGTGCGGTGCCACCAGAAGTTCCAACCGAGAAATTAGCGTATCATCGAAATTTTTATTTGATCCAGCGAACAAATTTAGTTTCAGAGAATTTACAAGCGATTGGTAAAGAGATCTTGAGATATAATGAACGCTATCAAAAATGA
- a CDS encoding TDT family transporter, translating to MKNFLKLIPVPICGLILGLASLGNLFKEYHWIHLGNIIGGISMILMILMFSKLFLLFEHTRQTLHDPIIASVSPTFTMSLMVICTYFVPFTHLLPIVRIIWLGAVLLQVILVVYFTYHHVIKADLSLEVIYPSWFIIYVGFGVITVTAGNFFPFIGQLFFWLSLACYVFLLPIIIHRVFFVKNMAHPTLPLITIVAAPGSLCLTGYLKNFAQPSFYLVVALFILSQTLYFIVLSLLPRLLKLHFYPSYAAFTFPLVISATAMFCAVNYFHSLGIATGFLTVLKLAELVIATGMVLYVLGHYIRFLFKEHGNTNKYVPKEI from the coding sequence ATGAAGAATTTTTTAAAACTTATTCCTGTCCCGATTTGTGGGCTCATTCTAGGTTTAGCTTCGCTAGGTAATCTGTTTAAAGAATATCATTGGATTCATCTAGGGAATATCATTGGTGGGATTAGTATGATTCTCATGATCCTAATGTTTAGCAAATTGTTCCTATTATTTGAACATACGAGACAAACATTACATGATCCAATCATTGCCTCGGTTTCACCGACTTTTACGATGTCATTAATGGTTATTTGTACTTACTTTGTACCATTTACGCACCTTTTACCAATCGTTCGGATCATCTGGCTTGGCGCTGTCCTGCTACAAGTGATTTTAGTTGTTTACTTTACTTACCATCATGTAATCAAAGCAGACTTATCACTGGAAGTCATTTATCCAAGTTGGTTCATTATTTATGTTGGTTTCGGGGTAATTACAGTAACTGCTGGAAACTTTTTCCCATTCATTGGCCAACTATTCTTTTGGTTATCTCTAGCTTGTTACGTTTTCTTATTGCCAATCATCATCCATCGGGTGTTTTTCGTGAAAAACATGGCACATCCTACACTACCATTGATCACAATCGTTGCAGCTCCGGGATCGCTTTGTTTAACTGGCTATTTGAAAAACTTTGCGCAACCTTCCTTTTATTTAGTCGTTGCCTTATTTATCCTTTCGCAAACTTTATATTTTATCGTGCTATCTCTTTTACCACGATTACTTAAACTACATTTTTATCCAAGCTACGCTGCTTTTACCTTTCCACTAGTTATTTCTGCAACTGCTATGTTTTGTGCTGTAAATTACTTTCATTCATTAGGGATCGCTACTGGCTTTTTAACGGTCTTGAAACTGGCTGAATTAGTAATCGCTACTGGAATGGTGCTTTATGTATTAGGTCATTATATCCGCTTCTTGTTCAAAGAACATGGAAACACAAATAAATATGTCCCTAAAGAAATTTAA
- a CDS encoding YeiH family protein, producing the protein MNLQVTINQFKNQGSRRILPGLLLAFSVAVMSKLLALLLPQLGAATIAILLGILLGNTFFKQPSLAIGTKFAESKLLECSVFLLGATVTAQTIAQIGIKGIAFVLLQMSVTIVGAYWIGKKLLFSDTASLMMAGGNAVCGSSAIAAISPVIHAEEEEKGQIITLVNLLGTIMMLSLPFLGLHLYGDHLIEKSALLGGTLQSVGQVVAGASLLDASVVQFAMLFKILRIMMLVAVVYLFEKFIQKKTASAETISSDSPKKRRFPLPWYVLGFLVFCLLNSLFTLPTFIDKGAHFISNWFEITALAAIGLRLDFAKFMKEGPRFLSYGLAVGLLQTVSALLFIWLTTL; encoded by the coding sequence ATGAATCTACAAGTAACCATTAATCAATTTAAAAATCAAGGCTCACGAAGAATCTTGCCTGGATTACTTCTTGCTTTTTCAGTAGCAGTCATGAGCAAACTTCTCGCATTGTTGCTCCCACAGCTTGGTGCTGCCACGATCGCCATTTTATTAGGGATCTTGTTAGGTAATACTTTTTTCAAACAACCTTCTTTAGCCATTGGAACGAAATTCGCTGAAAGCAAATTATTGGAATGCTCCGTTTTCTTATTGGGAGCAACGGTTACGGCTCAAACGATTGCTCAAATCGGCATTAAAGGGATTGCCTTCGTCTTGTTGCAAATGAGTGTGACGATCGTCGGTGCCTATTGGATCGGCAAAAAATTGTTGTTTAGTGATACAGCTTCCTTGATGATGGCAGGAGGAAATGCTGTTTGCGGTTCTTCGGCTATTGCAGCGATCTCTCCAGTGATCCATGCTGAAGAGGAAGAAAAAGGACAGATCATTACATTAGTTAATTTATTAGGAACGATCATGATGCTTTCTTTACCTTTTCTTGGCTTACACTTATACGGAGATCACTTAATTGAAAAAAGTGCCCTTTTAGGTGGAACACTTCAATCTGTTGGACAAGTAGTCGCTGGCGCCAGTTTGCTTGATGCTTCAGTTGTTCAATTTGCCATGCTCTTTAAAATTTTAAGGATCATGATGTTAGTTGCTGTTGTCTATTTATTTGAAAAATTTATCCAAAAAAAGACAGCTTCTGCTGAAACGATTTCGTCTGACAGTCCCAAGAAAAGAAGATTCCCATTACCATGGTATGTTTTAGGCTTTTTAGTTTTCTGCTTGCTCAACAGCCTATTTACGCTCCCAACTTTTATCGACAAAGGGGCTCACTTTATTAGTAATTGGTTTGAAATCACTGCTTTAGCCGCAATTGGTTTACGTTTAGATTTCGCTAAATTCATGAAAGAAGGACCTCGATTCTTATCTTATGGTCTAGCAGTTGGTTTACTGCAAACTGTTTCTGCGCTGCTATTCATTTGGTTAACAACACTATAA
- a CDS encoding methylated-DNA--[protein]-cysteine S-methyltransferase encodes MKINTPIGELWLDADQNGLTKVSFHPIEEMAVNGAQDQGKKQEILLETERQLAEYFEGNRQDFQLPLSINTGTIFQQKVWQALQEIPYGEIRTYKKIAETIDHPKAVRAIGQANRMNPLPIVIPCHRVIGQNGQLTGYMGNAEAGLLIKRQLLVLEKALSE; translated from the coding sequence ATGAAAATAAATACGCCAATTGGAGAACTATGGTTAGATGCAGATCAGAATGGGTTGACGAAGGTTTCGTTTCATCCGATTGAAGAAATGGCGGTAAATGGTGCACAGGATCAAGGAAAGAAACAAGAAATCCTACTTGAAACAGAACGTCAATTGGCTGAGTACTTTGAGGGAAACCGGCAGGACTTTCAACTTCCGTTATCAATAAACACAGGCACGATTTTTCAACAAAAGGTTTGGCAAGCATTACAAGAGATTCCTTATGGAGAAATACGCACATATAAAAAAATAGCAGAAACCATTGATCATCCCAAAGCGGTCCGAGCAATCGGACAAGCGAATCGCATGAATCCATTACCAATCGTGATTCCATGTCATCGAGTGATTGGACAAAACGGTCAATTAACCGGTTATATGGGAAATGCGGAAGCTGGCTTATTGATCAAACGTCAACTACTTGTATTAGAAAAAGCACTATCTGAATAA
- a CDS encoding glycosyltransferase family 2 protein produces MKISIVVPCYNEEKTVPLFFDEVEKFKDGHEFEYLFIDDGSSDGTLQAIKALARKYKYVRFVSFSRNFGKEAALYAGLQASTGELITVMDVDLQDPPELLPLMIEKITTTDIDCVGTRRSTREGEPVIRSFFAKRFYQLINKISDTEMVDGARDFRLMTRQMVDAVLELTEYNRFSKGLFSWVGFKTEYLSFENRERVAGETSWSFWKLFNYSIDGIVNFSDAPLTIASFTGALSCIGSGIAILFIIARALLFGDPTAGWPSMVSIFLFIGGIQLLCLGIIGKYIGKIFLETKQRPVYIIRETEQTIVSREKE; encoded by the coding sequence ATGAAAATATCAATTGTTGTCCCTTGCTATAACGAAGAAAAGACTGTACCGCTTTTTTTCGATGAAGTAGAAAAATTCAAAGACGGACACGAGTTTGAATACTTGTTTATTGATGATGGCTCCTCAGATGGTACGCTACAAGCCATTAAAGCATTAGCGAGAAAATATAAATATGTGAGATTCGTTTCTTTTTCTCGAAATTTCGGAAAAGAAGCTGCCCTCTATGCGGGTTTACAAGCTTCGACTGGGGAGCTAATCACAGTAATGGACGTTGATTTACAAGATCCTCCAGAATTACTACCACTCATGATTGAAAAAATCACGACAACTGACATTGATTGCGTAGGAACGAGACGCTCAACAAGAGAAGGAGAACCAGTGATTCGGAGTTTCTTCGCTAAACGGTTCTATCAGTTGATCAATAAAATCAGTGACACAGAAATGGTAGATGGTGCAAGAGATTTCCGTTTGATGACTCGACAGATGGTTGATGCTGTTTTAGAGTTAACCGAGTACAATCGTTTTTCAAAAGGATTATTTAGTTGGGTCGGTTTCAAAACAGAGTATCTTTCTTTTGAAAACCGTGAACGAGTGGCTGGTGAAACCTCTTGGTCCTTTTGGAAATTATTCAATTATTCGATTGATGGAATCGTCAATTTTTCAGATGCACCACTAACGATCGCCTCTTTCACTGGCGCTCTTTCTTGTATTGGTTCGGGAATTGCTATTTTATTTATCATTGCACGAGCCTTATTATTTGGTGACCCGACAGCCGGCTGGCCTTCAATGGTATCGATCTTTTTATTTATCGGCGGCATCCAATTACTATGCCTAGGGATCATTGGCAAATACATTGGTAAAATTTTCCTTGAAACCAAACAACGCCCCGTTTATATCATACGTGAAACAGAACAAACCATCGTTTCTCGTGAAAAAGAATAA
- a CDS encoding helix-turn-helix domain-containing protein: protein MDIVQLLDENSKMKIKLLELIQTKLGERVEISFLAQKTGISKFKLSKLIHELKMELEQKLCLNDFFVVKRGVIQVYSFICDENILKLRQHYLNSSLTYQLLIFLLFSNRPINKFTTDHYISNSSLYLYKKRINKLLEKDHLIIKKNKIVGNEWKIRSVGYGILHNLNGIDSPFTEQQKNQSDRLVFWIEQFFRIRIRNSLRYKLSLFLSISALRIQRKAYLDEAHLTIKVDQTSILVQKLAGKLKTEYQISDTVAVKEASVLYAYLYVNRIIDKKSCLDFSELDPTLSIFNNNYSSMLKGIADSTFVDQRLFKVLLKNVQPLHERLLFMPDIHHRFGNIHNFQFLREEYPLFDQKVNETIMETARSILLNEEEKADLYMYYMMELIENFPLEAVEEAVYITLDFSYGKAYEEFIAEHLQYSLAGKIVIEKVISSKTDIYISDFHLGNLQCTHILWQRLPNNHNWQELIKQIKQCISEKNVVNQKETSNVSSTS from the coding sequence ATGGATATCGTTCAGTTGCTAGATGAAAACTCAAAAATGAAAATTAAACTTCTGGAACTTATTCAGACAAAACTTGGTGAAAGAGTAGAAATCTCTTTTTTAGCGCAGAAAACAGGTATATCTAAATTTAAATTAAGTAAATTAATTCATGAGTTGAAAATGGAGCTAGAACAGAAATTATGCTTAAATGATTTTTTTGTCGTAAAGCGGGGCGTTATTCAAGTATATTCTTTTATTTGTGATGAGAACATTCTTAAATTACGTCAGCACTATTTAAATAGTTCGCTAACTTATCAGCTGCTTATTTTCCTGCTGTTTTCAAACCGACCGATTAATAAATTTACGACCGATCATTACATTTCAAATTCTTCTTTATATCTTTATAAAAAACGAATCAATAAATTGTTAGAAAAAGATCATCTCATTATTAAGAAAAATAAGATAGTAGGGAATGAATGGAAGATTCGCTCGGTAGGATATGGCATTCTCCATAATTTGAATGGGATTGATTCCCCTTTTACTGAGCAACAAAAAAATCAAAGTGACCGGCTTGTATTTTGGATCGAACAATTTTTTAGGATTAGAATCCGTAATAGTTTACGTTATAAATTATCTTTATTTCTATCAATCAGTGCGCTTCGGATTCAGAGAAAAGCGTATTTGGATGAAGCACATCTGACGATCAAAGTTGATCAGACCTCAATATTGGTTCAAAAACTTGCAGGAAAATTGAAGACAGAGTACCAAATATCAGATACAGTAGCAGTAAAAGAAGCTTCAGTCTTGTATGCCTATTTATATGTTAATCGGATCATTGATAAGAAGTCTTGTCTAGATTTTTCTGAACTAGATCCGACACTGTCAATTTTTAACAATAATTATTCAAGTATGCTAAAAGGTATTGCTGATTCAACTTTTGTTGATCAACGTCTGTTTAAAGTGTTATTGAAAAATGTGCAACCGCTACATGAACGGTTGTTATTTATGCCCGATATCCATCATCGTTTTGGAAATATCCATAATTTTCAATTTTTAAGAGAAGAATATCCTTTATTTGATCAGAAAGTCAATGAAACCATTATGGAAACAGCTCGTTCTATTTTACTTAATGAAGAAGAAAAAGCAGATTTATACATGTACTATATGATGGAATTGATTGAAAATTTTCCCTTAGAAGCAGTTGAAGAAGCTGTTTATATTACGTTGGATTTTTCTTATGGAAAAGCGTATGAAGAGTTTATTGCAGAACATCTCCAATATTCCTTAGCTGGAAAAATAGTCATTGAAAAAGTTATTTCTTCGAAAACGGATATCTATATTTCTGACTTTCATTTAGGAAACCTTCAATGTACCCATATCTTATGGCAACGATTGCCCAACAATCATAATTGGCAAGAACTAATTAAACAAATTAAACAATGCATCAGCGAAAAAAATGTCGTAAATCAAAAGGAAACGTCCAATGTTTCCTCTACCAGCTAG